From the Prunus dulcis chromosome 4, ALMONDv2, whole genome shotgun sequence genome, one window contains:
- the LOC117626378 gene encoding J domain-containing protein required for chloroplast accumulation response 1 isoform X3 gives MDESWRMRMGLMPTLPRRRSAEHVSTRSVFAAADDCQTLDPDDFADVFGGPPRSVLPREFSGRTTSFYEEIFRPPEFGLPADKSGRSLPAFRIPGRSEGFYSDIFGSDDDGGQRRSRERSRPNSKAKSNSSSVLSSEELSPLRPIIGDDVALSSFASKLRPLNVPCRWNSSTMLPTKQENSKKQGTAALHCNRMSFTENQVMGNAHDESFRNSYFGFTRKVLSPETISLEPNSYRSVKLSVDDLELNSPSSAVSSLCQEHEVKFGIRDRVFDYEKEVMRAVEREEDDEAMSSYVIEINSEHREGTCEAGGIEEAIAWAKEKFQTHSNSEKEGSLTQQENEQSVGMDQEGRPNNADEYSDHQQRDELHEMTQSPEEEEEEEEEERTWVAEDENQHSEKEIEMELLDEDIRLWSAGRESNIRLLLSTLHHILWADSGWYAIPLTSLIESSQVKKAYQKARLCLHPDKLQQRGATLSQKHLAEKAFSILQDAWALFISQDVFII, from the exons ATGGATGAGTCGTGGCGCATGCGCATGGGATTAATGCCGACCCTCCCGCGGCGGCGCTCTGCCGAGCACGTCTCCACGCGTTCGGTGTTTGCAGCTGCGGATGACTGCCAGACGCTCGATCCGGACGATTTTGCTGACGTTTTTGGGGGACCGCCGCGTAGCGTACTCCCGCGCGAATTCTCCGGCCGCACAACTTCCTTCTACGAGGAGATTTTCCGGCCCCCGGAGTTTGGTTTACCTGCGGATAAGAGCGGCCGGAGCTTGCCGGCTTTCAGGATTCCGGGGAGGAGCGAGGGGTTCTATAGCGATATCTTTGGATCGGACGACGACGGCGGCCAGCGTAGGTCGAGAGAGCGATCGAGGCCGAACTCGAAGGCGAAATCCAACTCGTCGTCGGTGCTGAGCTCGGAGGAGCTCAGCCCTCTCCGGCCGATCATCGGAGATGACGTGGCATTGTCCTCCTTCGCTTCAAAGCTCAG ACCACTAAATGTACCATGTAGATGGAACTCATCGACTATGCTGCCtaccaaacaagaaaattcGAAGAAACAAGGCACAGCAGCTTTGCATTGCAATCGCATGTCTTTCACTGAAAACCAAGTTATGGGAAATGCACATGATGAAAGTTTTAGAAACTCCTATTTTGGATTTACAAGAAAGGTCTTGTCCCCAGAAACCATTAGTCTCGAACCCAATTCATATCGAAGCGTCAAGCTATCTGTGGATGATCTAGAGCTCAATTCCCCATCCTCAGCAGTCTCTTCACTCTGTCAAGAACATGAGGTCAAATTTGGAATTCGGGATCGTGTTTTTGATTATGAAAAAGAAGTAATGCGAGCAGTAGAACGAGAAGAAGACGATGAAGCGATGAGCTCTTACGTGATTGAGATCAATTCTGAGCATAGGGAGGGTACATGTGAAGCAGGTGGTATTGAAGAAGCAATTGCTTGGGCCAAAGAGAAGTTTCAAACACACAGTAATTCTGAGAAGGAAGGGAGCTTGACCCAACAGGAGAATGAGCAGTCTGTTGGAATGGATCAAGAAG GTAGGCCTAATAATGCGGATGAATACTCAGATCATCAGCAGAGAGATGAACTTCATGAAATGACTCAATCTCCAGAG gaagaagaagaagaagaagaagaagaaagaacatGGGTTGCGGAAGATGAAAACCAACATTCAGAAAAAGAG ATTGAAATGGAGCTTTTGGATGAAGACATAAGGCTATGGTCAGCTGGCAGAGAATCCAACATTCGTTTGCTGCTTTCAACACTACACCAT ATTCTTTGGGCTGATAGTGGATGGTATGCAATTCCTTTGACAAGCCTAATAGAAAGTTCACAGGTGAAGAAAGCCTACCAGAAAGCAAGGCTCTGTCTCCACCCAGACAAACTGCAACAAAGAGGAGCAACACTTTCTCAAAAGCACCTTGCTGAAAAGGCTTTCTCCATCCTccag GATGCATGGGCTCTGTTCATCTCCCAAGACGTGTTCATTATTTAG
- the LOC117626378 gene encoding J domain-containing protein required for chloroplast accumulation response 1 isoform X4, with product MDESWRMRMGLMPTLPRRRSAEHVSTRSVFAAADDCQTLDPDDFADVFGGPPRSVLPREFSGRTTSFYEEIFRPPEFGLPADKSGRSLPAFRIPGRSEGFYSDIFGSDDDGGQRRSRERSRPNSKAKSNSSSVLSSEELSPLRPIIGDDVALSSFASKLRPLNVPCRWNSSTMLPTKQENSKKQGTAALHCNRMSFTENQVMGNAHDESFRNSYFGFTRKVLSPETISLEPNSYRSVKLSVDDLELNSPSSAVSSLCQEHEVKFGIRDRVFDYEKEVMRAVEREEDDEAMSSYVIEINSEHREGTCEAGGIEEAIAWAKEKFQTHSNSEKEGSLTQQENEQSVGMDQEGRPNNADEYSDHQQRDELHEMTQSPEEEEEEEEERTWVAEDENQHSEKEIEMELLDEDIRLWSAGRESNIRLLLSTLHHILWADSGWYAIPLTSLIESSQVKKAYQKARLCLHPDKLQQRGATLSQKHLAEKAFSILQDAWALFISQDVFII from the exons ATGGATGAGTCGTGGCGCATGCGCATGGGATTAATGCCGACCCTCCCGCGGCGGCGCTCTGCCGAGCACGTCTCCACGCGTTCGGTGTTTGCAGCTGCGGATGACTGCCAGACGCTCGATCCGGACGATTTTGCTGACGTTTTTGGGGGACCGCCGCGTAGCGTACTCCCGCGCGAATTCTCCGGCCGCACAACTTCCTTCTACGAGGAGATTTTCCGGCCCCCGGAGTTTGGTTTACCTGCGGATAAGAGCGGCCGGAGCTTGCCGGCTTTCAGGATTCCGGGGAGGAGCGAGGGGTTCTATAGCGATATCTTTGGATCGGACGACGACGGCGGCCAGCGTAGGTCGAGAGAGCGATCGAGGCCGAACTCGAAGGCGAAATCCAACTCGTCGTCGGTGCTGAGCTCGGAGGAGCTCAGCCCTCTCCGGCCGATCATCGGAGATGACGTGGCATTGTCCTCCTTCGCTTCAAAGCTCAG ACCACTAAATGTACCATGTAGATGGAACTCATCGACTATGCTGCCtaccaaacaagaaaattcGAAGAAACAAGGCACAGCAGCTTTGCATTGCAATCGCATGTCTTTCACTGAAAACCAAGTTATGGGAAATGCACATGATGAAAGTTTTAGAAACTCCTATTTTGGATTTACAAGAAAGGTCTTGTCCCCAGAAACCATTAGTCTCGAACCCAATTCATATCGAAGCGTCAAGCTATCTGTGGATGATCTAGAGCTCAATTCCCCATCCTCAGCAGTCTCTTCACTCTGTCAAGAACATGAGGTCAAATTTGGAATTCGGGATCGTGTTTTTGATTATGAAAAAGAAGTAATGCGAGCAGTAGAACGAGAAGAAGACGATGAAGCGATGAGCTCTTACGTGATTGAGATCAATTCTGAGCATAGGGAGGGTACATGTGAAGCAGGTGGTATTGAAGAAGCAATTGCTTGGGCCAAAGAGAAGTTTCAAACACACAGTAATTCTGAGAAGGAAGGGAGCTTGACCCAACAGGAGAATGAGCAGTCTGTTGGAATGGATCAAGAAG GTAGGCCTAATAATGCGGATGAATACTCAGATCATCAGCAGAGAGATGAACTTCATGAAATGACTCAATCTCCAGAG gaagaagaagaagaagaagaagaaagaacatGGGTTGCGGAAGATGAAAACCAACATTCAGAAAAAGAG ATTGAAATGGAGCTTTTGGATGAAGACATAAGGCTATGGTCAGCTGGCAGAGAATCCAACATTCGTTTGCTGCTTTCAACACTACACCAT ATTCTTTGGGCTGATAGTGGATGGTATGCAATTCCTTTGACAAGCCTAATAGAAAGTTCACAGGTGAAGAAAGCCTACCAGAAAGCAAGGCTCTGTCTCCACCCAGACAAACTGCAACAAAGAGGAGCAACACTTTCTCAAAAGCACCTTGCTGAAAAGGCTTTCTCCATCCTccag GATGCATGGGCTCTGTTCATCTCCCAAGACGTGTTCATTATTTAG
- the LOC117626378 gene encoding J domain-containing protein required for chloroplast accumulation response 1 isoform X2 produces MDESWRMRMGLMPTLPRRRSAEHVSTRSVFAAADDCQTLDPDDFADVFGGPPRSVLPREFSGRTTSFYEEIFRPPEFGLPADKSGRSLPAFRIPGRSEGFYSDIFGSDDDGGQRRSRERSRPNSKAKSNSSSVLSSEELSPLRPIIGDDVALSSFASKLRPLNVPCRWNSSTMLPTKQENSKKQGTAALHCNRMSFTENQVMGNAHDESFRNSYFGFTRKVLSPETISLEPNSYRSVKLSVDDLELNSPSSAVSSLCQEHEVKFGIRDRVFDYEKEVMRAVEREEDDEAMSSYVIEINSEHREGTCEAGGIEEAIAWAKEKFQTHSNSEKEGSLTQQENEQSVGMDQEGRPNNADEYSDHQQRDELHEMTQSPEEEEEEEEEEERTWVAEDENQHSEKEIEMELLDEDIRLWSAGRESNIRLLLSTLHHILWADSGWYAIPLTSLIESSQVKKAYQKARLCLHPDKLQQRGATLSQKHLAEKAFSILQDAWALFISQDVFII; encoded by the exons ATGGATGAGTCGTGGCGCATGCGCATGGGATTAATGCCGACCCTCCCGCGGCGGCGCTCTGCCGAGCACGTCTCCACGCGTTCGGTGTTTGCAGCTGCGGATGACTGCCAGACGCTCGATCCGGACGATTTTGCTGACGTTTTTGGGGGACCGCCGCGTAGCGTACTCCCGCGCGAATTCTCCGGCCGCACAACTTCCTTCTACGAGGAGATTTTCCGGCCCCCGGAGTTTGGTTTACCTGCGGATAAGAGCGGCCGGAGCTTGCCGGCTTTCAGGATTCCGGGGAGGAGCGAGGGGTTCTATAGCGATATCTTTGGATCGGACGACGACGGCGGCCAGCGTAGGTCGAGAGAGCGATCGAGGCCGAACTCGAAGGCGAAATCCAACTCGTCGTCGGTGCTGAGCTCGGAGGAGCTCAGCCCTCTCCGGCCGATCATCGGAGATGACGTGGCATTGTCCTCCTTCGCTTCAAAGCTCAG ACCACTAAATGTACCATGTAGATGGAACTCATCGACTATGCTGCCtaccaaacaagaaaattcGAAGAAACAAGGCACAGCAGCTTTGCATTGCAATCGCATGTCTTTCACTGAAAACCAAGTTATGGGAAATGCACATGATGAAAGTTTTAGAAACTCCTATTTTGGATTTACAAGAAAGGTCTTGTCCCCAGAAACCATTAGTCTCGAACCCAATTCATATCGAAGCGTCAAGCTATCTGTGGATGATCTAGAGCTCAATTCCCCATCCTCAGCAGTCTCTTCACTCTGTCAAGAACATGAGGTCAAATTTGGAATTCGGGATCGTGTTTTTGATTATGAAAAAGAAGTAATGCGAGCAGTAGAACGAGAAGAAGACGATGAAGCGATGAGCTCTTACGTGATTGAGATCAATTCTGAGCATAGGGAGGGTACATGTGAAGCAGGTGGTATTGAAGAAGCAATTGCTTGGGCCAAAGAGAAGTTTCAAACACACAGTAATTCTGAGAAGGAAGGGAGCTTGACCCAACAGGAGAATGAGCAGTCTGTTGGAATGGATCAAGAAG GTAGGCCTAATAATGCGGATGAATACTCAGATCATCAGCAGAGAGATGAACTTCATGAAATGACTCAATCTCCAGAG gaagaagaagaagaagaagaagaagaagaaagaacatGGGTTGCGGAAGATGAAAACCAACATTCAGAAAAAGAG ATTGAAATGGAGCTTTTGGATGAAGACATAAGGCTATGGTCAGCTGGCAGAGAATCCAACATTCGTTTGCTGCTTTCAACACTACACCAT ATTCTTTGGGCTGATAGTGGATGGTATGCAATTCCTTTGACAAGCCTAATAGAAAGTTCACAGGTGAAGAAAGCCTACCAGAAAGCAAGGCTCTGTCTCCACCCAGACAAACTGCAACAAAGAGGAGCAACACTTTCTCAAAAGCACCTTGCTGAAAAGGCTTTCTCCATCCTccag GATGCATGGGCTCTGTTCATCTCCCAAGACGTGTTCATTATTTAG
- the LOC117626378 gene encoding J domain-containing protein required for chloroplast accumulation response 1 isoform X5, whose translation MDESWRMRMGLMPTLPRRRSAEHVSTRSVFAAADDCQTLDPDDFADVFGGPPRSVLPREFSGRTTSFYEEIFRPPEFGLPADKSGRSLPAFRIPGRSEGFYSDIFGSDDDGGQRRSRERSRPNSKAKSNSSSVLSSEELSPLRPIIGDDVALSSFASKLRWNSSTMLPTKQENSKKQGTAALHCNRMSFTENQVMGNAHDESFRNSYFGFTRKVLSPETISLEPNSYRSVKLSVDDLELNSPSSAVSSLCQEHEVKFGIRDRVFDYEKEVMRAVEREEDDEAMSSYVIEINSEHREGTCEAGGIEEAIAWAKEKFQTHSNSEKEGSLTQQENEQSVGMDQEGRPNNADEYSDHQQRDELHEMTQSPEEEEEEEEEEEEEEERTWVAEDENQHSEKEIEMELLDEDIRLWSAGRESNIRLLLSTLHHILWADSGWYAIPLTSLIESSQVKKAYQKARLCLHPDKLQQRGATLSQKHLAEKAFSILQDAWALFISQDVFII comes from the exons ATGGATGAGTCGTGGCGCATGCGCATGGGATTAATGCCGACCCTCCCGCGGCGGCGCTCTGCCGAGCACGTCTCCACGCGTTCGGTGTTTGCAGCTGCGGATGACTGCCAGACGCTCGATCCGGACGATTTTGCTGACGTTTTTGGGGGACCGCCGCGTAGCGTACTCCCGCGCGAATTCTCCGGCCGCACAACTTCCTTCTACGAGGAGATTTTCCGGCCCCCGGAGTTTGGTTTACCTGCGGATAAGAGCGGCCGGAGCTTGCCGGCTTTCAGGATTCCGGGGAGGAGCGAGGGGTTCTATAGCGATATCTTTGGATCGGACGACGACGGCGGCCAGCGTAGGTCGAGAGAGCGATCGAGGCCGAACTCGAAGGCGAAATCCAACTCGTCGTCGGTGCTGAGCTCGGAGGAGCTCAGCCCTCTCCGGCCGATCATCGGAGATGACGTGGCATTGTCCTCCTTCGCTTCAAAGCTCAG ATGGAACTCATCGACTATGCTGCCtaccaaacaagaaaattcGAAGAAACAAGGCACAGCAGCTTTGCATTGCAATCGCATGTCTTTCACTGAAAACCAAGTTATGGGAAATGCACATGATGAAAGTTTTAGAAACTCCTATTTTGGATTTACAAGAAAGGTCTTGTCCCCAGAAACCATTAGTCTCGAACCCAATTCATATCGAAGCGTCAAGCTATCTGTGGATGATCTAGAGCTCAATTCCCCATCCTCAGCAGTCTCTTCACTCTGTCAAGAACATGAGGTCAAATTTGGAATTCGGGATCGTGTTTTTGATTATGAAAAAGAAGTAATGCGAGCAGTAGAACGAGAAGAAGACGATGAAGCGATGAGCTCTTACGTGATTGAGATCAATTCTGAGCATAGGGAGGGTACATGTGAAGCAGGTGGTATTGAAGAAGCAATTGCTTGGGCCAAAGAGAAGTTTCAAACACACAGTAATTCTGAGAAGGAAGGGAGCTTGACCCAACAGGAGAATGAGCAGTCTGTTGGAATGGATCAAGAAG GTAGGCCTAATAATGCGGATGAATACTCAGATCATCAGCAGAGAGATGAACTTCATGAAATGACTCAATCTCCAGAG gaagaagaagaagaagaagaagaagaagaagaagaagaagaaagaacatGGGTTGCGGAAGATGAAAACCAACATTCAGAAAAAGAG ATTGAAATGGAGCTTTTGGATGAAGACATAAGGCTATGGTCAGCTGGCAGAGAATCCAACATTCGTTTGCTGCTTTCAACACTACACCAT ATTCTTTGGGCTGATAGTGGATGGTATGCAATTCCTTTGACAAGCCTAATAGAAAGTTCACAGGTGAAGAAAGCCTACCAGAAAGCAAGGCTCTGTCTCCACCCAGACAAACTGCAACAAAGAGGAGCAACACTTTCTCAAAAGCACCTTGCTGAAAAGGCTTTCTCCATCCTccag GATGCATGGGCTCTGTTCATCTCCCAAGACGTGTTCATTATTTAG
- the LOC117626378 gene encoding J domain-containing protein required for chloroplast accumulation response 1 isoform X1: protein MDESWRMRMGLMPTLPRRRSAEHVSTRSVFAAADDCQTLDPDDFADVFGGPPRSVLPREFSGRTTSFYEEIFRPPEFGLPADKSGRSLPAFRIPGRSEGFYSDIFGSDDDGGQRRSRERSRPNSKAKSNSSSVLSSEELSPLRPIIGDDVALSSFASKLRPLNVPCRWNSSTMLPTKQENSKKQGTAALHCNRMSFTENQVMGNAHDESFRNSYFGFTRKVLSPETISLEPNSYRSVKLSVDDLELNSPSSAVSSLCQEHEVKFGIRDRVFDYEKEVMRAVEREEDDEAMSSYVIEINSEHREGTCEAGGIEEAIAWAKEKFQTHSNSEKEGSLTQQENEQSVGMDQEGRPNNADEYSDHQQRDELHEMTQSPEEEEEEEEEEEEEEERTWVAEDENQHSEKEIEMELLDEDIRLWSAGRESNIRLLLSTLHHILWADSGWYAIPLTSLIESSQVKKAYQKARLCLHPDKLQQRGATLSQKHLAEKAFSILQDAWALFISQDVFII, encoded by the exons ATGGATGAGTCGTGGCGCATGCGCATGGGATTAATGCCGACCCTCCCGCGGCGGCGCTCTGCCGAGCACGTCTCCACGCGTTCGGTGTTTGCAGCTGCGGATGACTGCCAGACGCTCGATCCGGACGATTTTGCTGACGTTTTTGGGGGACCGCCGCGTAGCGTACTCCCGCGCGAATTCTCCGGCCGCACAACTTCCTTCTACGAGGAGATTTTCCGGCCCCCGGAGTTTGGTTTACCTGCGGATAAGAGCGGCCGGAGCTTGCCGGCTTTCAGGATTCCGGGGAGGAGCGAGGGGTTCTATAGCGATATCTTTGGATCGGACGACGACGGCGGCCAGCGTAGGTCGAGAGAGCGATCGAGGCCGAACTCGAAGGCGAAATCCAACTCGTCGTCGGTGCTGAGCTCGGAGGAGCTCAGCCCTCTCCGGCCGATCATCGGAGATGACGTGGCATTGTCCTCCTTCGCTTCAAAGCTCAG ACCACTAAATGTACCATGTAGATGGAACTCATCGACTATGCTGCCtaccaaacaagaaaattcGAAGAAACAAGGCACAGCAGCTTTGCATTGCAATCGCATGTCTTTCACTGAAAACCAAGTTATGGGAAATGCACATGATGAAAGTTTTAGAAACTCCTATTTTGGATTTACAAGAAAGGTCTTGTCCCCAGAAACCATTAGTCTCGAACCCAATTCATATCGAAGCGTCAAGCTATCTGTGGATGATCTAGAGCTCAATTCCCCATCCTCAGCAGTCTCTTCACTCTGTCAAGAACATGAGGTCAAATTTGGAATTCGGGATCGTGTTTTTGATTATGAAAAAGAAGTAATGCGAGCAGTAGAACGAGAAGAAGACGATGAAGCGATGAGCTCTTACGTGATTGAGATCAATTCTGAGCATAGGGAGGGTACATGTGAAGCAGGTGGTATTGAAGAAGCAATTGCTTGGGCCAAAGAGAAGTTTCAAACACACAGTAATTCTGAGAAGGAAGGGAGCTTGACCCAACAGGAGAATGAGCAGTCTGTTGGAATGGATCAAGAAG GTAGGCCTAATAATGCGGATGAATACTCAGATCATCAGCAGAGAGATGAACTTCATGAAATGACTCAATCTCCAGAG gaagaagaagaagaagaagaagaagaagaagaagaagaagaaagaacatGGGTTGCGGAAGATGAAAACCAACATTCAGAAAAAGAG ATTGAAATGGAGCTTTTGGATGAAGACATAAGGCTATGGTCAGCTGGCAGAGAATCCAACATTCGTTTGCTGCTTTCAACACTACACCAT ATTCTTTGGGCTGATAGTGGATGGTATGCAATTCCTTTGACAAGCCTAATAGAAAGTTCACAGGTGAAGAAAGCCTACCAGAAAGCAAGGCTCTGTCTCCACCCAGACAAACTGCAACAAAGAGGAGCAACACTTTCTCAAAAGCACCTTGCTGAAAAGGCTTTCTCCATCCTccag GATGCATGGGCTCTGTTCATCTCCCAAGACGTGTTCATTATTTAG
- the LOC117626372 gene encoding pentatricopeptide repeat-containing protein At1g09900, which produces MFFGRSCYLRIGKAIAFEPTSHLVEHPLTCAELAAFFSSFSSRSSDPSSDFDSKIKARSVESDDFDATSNGYDAVGKLGAPDLGDWSFLGSTKNDCEDDQSSKFDIFDDIEEPDGEEEKDSDDDDDDLMVLGSSNRVHEQKENFVRVEGDEDEFRHPLVREVCRLLELRSGWNPKLEGQLRNLLRSLKARQVCAVLRSQADERVALEFFYWADRQWRYKHYPVVYYAILEVLSKTKLCQGAKRVLRLMARRGIERSPEAFGYVMVSYSRAGKLRHAMRVLTLMQKAGVELNVSICNTAIHALVMGNKLEKALRVLERMQLVGIAPNVVTYNCLIKGYCEVHRVEDALELIDEMPSRGCPPDKVSYYTVMGFLCKEKRVKEVRELVEKMTNDGGLLPDQVTYNNLVHMLSKHGYGDEAVEFLREAEDKGFRFDKVGYSAIVHSFCKDGRIDMAKEIVNEMFSKGCTPDVVTYTAVLNGYCRLGKVDQAKKMLQHMYKHGCKPNTVSYTALLNGLCRSQNSLEAREMMNMSEEEWWTPNAITYSVLMHGLRREGKLVEACDMVREMVNKGFLPNPVEINLLIQSLCREGKINEAKRFMEECLNKGCAVNVVNFTTVIHGYCQKDDLETALSLLDDMYLSNKHPDAITYTTVINALGKKGRIQEATKLMIEMLGKGLDPTPVTYRTVIHWYCQTGSVDDLVKLLEKMFLRQNCKTAYNQVIEKLCSFGKLEEADKLLGKVLRTAARVDAKTCHVLMDSYLRKGTPLSAYKVACRMFNRNLIPDLKLCEKVTKRLMSEGNSKEADNLMLRFVERGCLSHQHQEHLQS; this is translated from the coding sequence ATGTTCTTTGGTCGTAGTTGTTACCTTAGAATAGGAAAAGCAATTGCCTTTGAACCCACCAGCCATCTTGTTGAGCACCCATTAACCTGTGCGGAGCTTGCTGCATTTTtctcatcattttcttcaagaagCTCTGACCCCAGCTCTGATTTTGACTCTAAAATCAAAGCTCGTTCTGTTGAAAGTGATGATTTTGATGCTACCAGTAATGGGTATGATGCAGTTGGGAAATTGGGTGCTCCAGATTTGGGGGACTGGAGTTTCTTGGGAAGTACGAAGAATGATTGCGAAGATGATCAAAGCTCAAAATTTGATATCTTTGATGACATTGAAGAGCCTGAtggtgaagaagaaaaggatagtgacgacgacgacgacgattTAATGGTGTTGGGTTCGTCGAATAGGGTTCATgaacaaaaggaaaacttTGTTAGAGTTGAAGGAGATGAAGATGAGTTTAGGCACCCATTGGTGAGAGAGGTTTGCAGGTTACTTGAGCTTAGGTCAGGCTGGAACCCAAAGCTTGAAGGACAATTAAGGAACTTGTTAAGAAGCCTGAAGGCAAGGCAAGTTTGTGCTGTGCTGAGGTCTCAGGCTGATGAGAGAGTTGCTCTGGAATTTTTCTATTGGGCTGATAGGCAGTGGAGGTATAAACATTACCCAGTTGTGTACTATGCAATCCTTGAGGTGCTTAGCAAGACTAAGTTGTGCCAAGGGGCTAAGAGGGTTCTTCGGCTCATGGCCCGCAGGGGAATTGAGCGTAGCCCTGAAGCTTTTGGTTATGTGATGGTTTCGTATAGCCGGGCCGGCAAGTTGAGGCATGCCATGCGTGTGTTGACGTTGATGCAGAAAGCTGGGGTTGAGCTTAATGTGTCAATATGTAACACTGCAATTCATGCTTTGGTGATGGGGAATAAGTTGGAGAAGGCGTTGAGGGTCTTGGAAAGGATGCAACTTGTTGGAATTGCACCAAATGTTGTCACTTATAATTGCTTGATAAAGGGGTATTGTGAGGTGCATCGTGTTGAAGATGCATTGGAGCTGATTGATGAAATGCCAAGCAGAGGGTGCCCTCCGGATAAAGTCAGCTACTATACTGTGATGGGTTTCCTTTGTAAGGAGAAGAGGGTCAAAGAAGTGAGGGAATTGGTTGAGAAGATGACCAATGATGGTGGATTATTACCAGACCAGGTTACTTATAATAATCTTGTCCATATGCTTTCTAAGCATGGTTATGGAGATGAGGCTGTTGAATTTTTAAGGGAAGCAGAAGATAAGGGATTTCGGTTCGATAAGGTTGGGTATAGTGCAATAGTACATTCGTTCTGTAAGGATGGTAGGATTGACATGGCAAAAGAAATTGTGAATGAAATGTTCTCAAAAGGTTGCACACCAGATGTTGTAACATATACTGCTGTTCTCAACGGGTATTGCCGGCTTGGGAAGGTGGATCAAGCTAAAAAGATGCTTCAGCACATGTACAAGCATGGTTGCAAGCCAAATACCGTATCATATACGGCCTTATTAAACGGGCTTTGTCGTAGTCAGAACTCATTAGAGGCAAGAGAGATGATGAACATGAGCGAGGAAGAATGGTGGACACCAAATGCCATCACTTATAGTGTTCTGATGCATGGACTCCGTAGGGAAGGGAAACTGGTTGAGGCCTGTGATATGGTCAGAGAAATGGTTAATAAGGGTTTTCTCCCTAACCCAGTTGAAATTAATTTACTAATTCAGTCTCTCTGCCGAGAAGGGAAGATAAATGAGGCTAAACGTTTCATGGAGGAGTGTCTAAACAAGGGGTGTGCTGTTAATGTTGTCAATTTTACAACTGTTATTCATGGATATTGTCAAAAGGATGACTTGGAAACTGCTTTGTCATTGCTTGATGACATGTATCTCAGCAACAAACATCCAGACGCAATCACTTATACAACAGTGATAAATGCGTTGGGAAAGAAAGGTAGAATACAAGAGGCAACCAAACTCATGATTGAGATGCTGGGTAAGGGATTGGATCCTACTCCAGTCACATACAGGACAGTGATCCACTGGTATTGTCAAACGGGTAGTGTGGACGATTTAGTAAAATTATTGGAGAAGATGTTCTTAAGGCAAAATTGCAAAACAGCATATAATCAAGTGATTGAGAAGCTTTGTAGTTTTGGGAAGCTTGAGGAGGCTGATAAACTACTGGGTAAGGTGTTGAGAACAGCTGCAAGAGTTGATGCTAAGACATGCCATGTCCTTATGGATAGTTATTTGAGAAAAGGGACTCCTCTATCAGCATACAAAGTGGCTTGTCGAATGTTCAATCGGAATCTGATTCCTGATTTGAAGTTATGTGAGAAGGTGACCAAGAGACTGATGTCAGAAGGAAACTCCAAAGAGGCAGACAACCTTATGTTACGGTTTGTTGAGCGTGGATGCCTATCACACCAACATCAGGAACATTTGCAAAGCTAA